In Arachis hypogaea cultivar Tifrunner chromosome 17, arahy.Tifrunner.gnm2.J5K5, whole genome shotgun sequence, a single window of DNA contains:
- the LOC140180631 gene encoding uncharacterized protein — protein MERALQAQHVPNNHYVDFAAYHLAGEAQHRWQEECRLFQLQNADVPWDVFQTTFYMKYFLKSAREAKDIELMQLKQGSLSMADYTSKFEELCRFYRVCQGVPKTYESWKCIKYQRGLKDNIMTAVAPIEIHTLSDLVDKARVVEEYAKTVASSKDTHGGNTSKGRGKYFHPRGQSFKRGGYAPQGQGGFRKNAQNQFHYAKERGNQSKISPDLTCVRCGRFHLYDSCKIGLGGNFNCGLLGHIARDCTRGKNPNAGQSQHQGRVFAVNAKDASKADTLMRVEELGLKVSKLSFELHVHTLHQTVVTRSGCRQVGFRLEGRDFVHDLICLPMIRLEMILGFNWLLKNRVLLDCFEQSIQFMPKEEYGAVIAKGYYLNSVMVHCSEEECQGYILLTANALGDTQNLDQIPVVRDFQEVFPDDILEFPPQREIEFAIELVPGVGPVSIAPYRMAPIELAGLS, from the exons atggagcgtgcCTTACAGGCGCAGCACGTTCCAAATAACCACTATGTGGATTTTGCCGCATATCATCTTGCGGGAGAGGCTCAGCACAGGTGGCAAGAAGAGTGCCGCTTGTTCCAGCTTCAGAATGCTGATGTTCCTTGGGACGTATTCCAAACGACCTTCTACATGAAGTACTTTCTTAAGTCTGCAAGGGAAGCGAAGGATATAGAACTGATGCAGCTAAAGCAAGGTTCCCTGTCTATGGCAGACTACACAAGCAAATTTGAGGAGCTTTGTAGGTTCTATAGGGTGTGTCAAGGTGTCCCGAAGACCTATGAAAGCTGGAAATGTATCAAGTATCAGAGGGGATTGAAGGACAACATCATGACTGCTGTGGCTCCTATAGAGATTCATACTTTATCTGATTTGGTGGACAAGGCGAGGGTGGTTGAGGAGTATGCCAAGACAGTAGCTTCGTCCAAGGATACTCATGGAGGGAACACTAGTAAGGGGCGTGGCAAATATTTTCATCCGAGAGGTCAGAGTTTCAAGAGAGGAGGATATGCGCCTCAAGGGCAAGGAGGTTTCAGAAAGAATGCTCAGAACCAGTTTCATTATGCCAAAGAGAGAGGAAATCAGAGTAAGATTTCTCCAGATTTGACTTGTGTACGTTGTGGGCGTTTTCATCTATATGACTCTTGCAAGATTGGTTTAGGTGGTAACTTCAACTGTGGCTTGCTTGGTCATATTGCGAGGGATTGCACTCGTGGGAAGAACCCAAATGCGGGTCAGAGTCAGCATCAAGGTCGAGTTTTTGCTGTGAATGCCAAGGATGCTTCTAAGGCGGATACTTTGATGAGAG TTGAGGAACTAGGTCTGAAAGTGTCAAAGTTATCATTTGAATTGCATGTACACACTCTGCATCAGACGGTGGTGACTAGGTCAGGTTGTAGACAAGTAGGATTTAGGCTTGAGGGTAGAGactttgtgcatgatttgatctGTTTACCAATGATTAggttggagatgattttggggtTTAATTGGTTGTTGAAGAACCGagttttgttggattgctttgagcAGTCAATTCAGTTCATGCCGAAAGAAGAATATGGAGCAGTGATAGCTAAGGGTTATTACCTGAACTCTGTAATGGTGCACTGTAGTGAGGAAGAGTGCCAGGGTTATATCTTGTTGACTGCTAATGCTTTGGGAGATACCCAAAACttagatcagattccggtagttaGAGACTTTCAGGAGGTATTCCCGGATGATATCCTTGAGTTCCCACCTCAAAGGGAGATTGAATTTGCGATTGAACTGGTGCCGGGAGTCGGGCCAGTATCGATTGCACCATATCGGATGGCTCCGATAGAGCTGGCAGGACTCAGTTAG